From Suncus etruscus isolate mSunEtr1 chromosome 6, mSunEtr1.pri.cur, whole genome shotgun sequence, one genomic window encodes:
- the LOC126011702 gene encoding olfactory receptor 2A12-like produces MPGLVWQNNSWVSEFILLGFSRDPMTNQILFIAFLILYLSSVLGNGLIITLVCMDMHLHTPMYFFLCILSFLDLGYITITIPQMLVHLLAHSQAISFGGCWMQMYMFSALGLTECMFFVVMAYDRYVAICYPLRYTVILNWRLCTQMTAGTWAFGFFFSLIHTIFTMNLPYCGPNTVNHYFCEGPSVRSLACMDTHLIELVDLVISVFMVVTPLSLIVASYVRIALSILKIKSTRGRCKAFSTCASHLTVVTFFYVPAIYIYMRPNSSYSPERDKQVSLFYNVFTAFLNPVVYSLRNKDIKGAFLKVVCRSRATL; encoded by the exons ATGCCAGGGCTAGTCT GGCAGAACAACAGCTGGGTGTCTGAATTCATCCTGCTTGGCTTCTCTAGAGATCCCATGACCAACCAGATCCTATTCATTGCCTTCCTTATCCTCTATCTCAGCTCAGTCTTGGGTAATGGGCTCATTATCACCCTAGTCTGCATGGACATGCATCTGCACACTCCTATGTACTTCTTCCTTTGCATTCTTTCCTTCTTGGATTTGGGATATATCACCATCACAATACCCCAGATGTTGGTGCATCTTCTGGCTCACTCTCAGGCCATCTCTTTTGGTGGCTGTTGGATGCAAATGTATATGTTTAGTGCCCTGGGTCTGACTGAGTGTATGTTCTTTGTGGTCATGGCATATGATCGATATGTGGCCATTTGCTACCCATTGCGTTATACTGTCATCCTCAACTGGCGCTTGTGTACACAGATGACAGCTGGGACTTGGGCCTTTGGTTTCTTCTTCTCTTTGATCCACACCATCTTCACAATGAATCTGCCCTACTGCGGACCCAATACAGTCAACCACTACTTCTGTGAAGGTCCCTCAGTAAGGAGCTTGGCTTGCATGGATACCCATCTCATTGAATTGGTGGACCTGGTCATCAGTGTCTTCATGGTTGTTACTCCTCTGTCCCTTATTGTGGCCTCCTATGTTCGTATTGCTCTGTCCATTCTCAAGATCAAATCCACACGGGGTCGCTGCAAGGCTTTTTCTACCTGTGCTTCCCACCTGACTGTTGTCACATTCTTCTATGTACCAGCCATCTACATCTACATGAGGCCCAACTCTAGCTATTCCCCAGAACGAGACAAGCAGGTCTCACTCTTCTACAATGTCTTCACTGCCTTTCTCAATCCTGTGGTCTATAGTCTGAGGAACAAGGATATTAAGGGGGCTTTTCTCAAAGTGGTGTGTCGGAGTAGGGCGACTTTGTGA